The sequence below is a genomic window from Tubulanus polymorphus chromosome 1, tnTubPoly1.2, whole genome shotgun sequence.
tttttccatCGGTTACGTTCTTTGCCGTTATTGATATTGACTGAATAATTTGTGATTAGATTATGAAAATTGTATGTTCGTTCGTTATTCAAGGCTCTCACAGTCCAGACTCGCCCCTAATCGGAGAATGGGCTCAACCCTGCTGTTGGATTAGGGGTTCTAAAAGGTTGGTTTAGTTGTCGCTATATCAAATATCCACTGGTTTACTCTAActaacctttgagcaactggccccagttcTCCAGGTCAATGACCTTCCCCGGTCTTAACAGAGATCAGTAGGCAAAGATATAATGGGAACCCAtgatgaaattttgatttgtttaaatacgttGTTGTTCATAATCTGATCTTAACTTCGTGTGAACAAATCGTTCGTGGCAGGTTTTGTGAAGAGAAAACTTGTGACGATCGACTCTTTTCTACACCGGCGAGCCGGCGGTAATCAAGGTCTTTTCTGCCTGTTCAGTTTTAATGTTCGTTATTTCATCCAGTTTCGTTATTATTTATGCGAAGGTAAAGATTCGCGCGTTCGTCGCCGGGCTCTCGCGGGAAAACACGGCACATTAACTTCCGTCCTCGTGGCGCGTCTCGCCGGTCGCCGACGGCATTTTCGCTATAGTGTTTGCATATGGAAATTCATTAGAAATTTATTCACTTTCAGTCACCGCAAAAGAGCAGGAAGCTGCCATATAGAAAAAGCCTCTTAGTTAGAATTATGTGGCGCCTTCAGGGAGTGCACCAACTTCTAGCGCATTGTTGTAAATGACCTTTTTTTCAAAGATCACGATATTATCGAAACTCGCTTCTCTATATTCAACAAACTTGCTAATAGTCCACATATATCTTCGATGTTAGGTTTAGGGGTACGATGGGtgatataaattataaatttctATGTTGTACATCTAAGTCTTACGATAAGTCTTACGCTTTCGAAGGCCTATTTAGTACTTTTTTACAAATCGATCCGTCCAAGTTTTCGAAAACCCCCAGAAAATTTCGGTGCTTTGCTTTACCGTATAAGGTTTGTGATAAAGCTGTGAAATGTACCTTTTTGAGTAACGCTGAAACGCTATAGTGCTGCATATAAATGACTTAACCGCGGCACCAAATGTTTGAATGGTTTGTGTCATAAAAATATcgagaataaaatttgattttaatatttgttcattttaGTCTTTGTTACTCGATGACTACTTTATAATATCCAGGTCGTTGGGGCAACGTTTGATGcaatgaaatatgattttatttctctttgaATTCTTGTCAGTAGGTGCCTGAGACATAATACACCAacttcaattgaaatcaaaactACTCGTCACTCGTAATAGAGCTAGAACTTGATTTTTCCGAAGAAATCGATTTCTTCCGTTATCATGatttgaatttctaatttgatATTCCCTGCGCGCGTTCGCCGCAATTATTTCTGACGTGAAGAAGACGTTGCCGACAGAACTAGTAGCTTTCAGTTGTCGAATACGTTCATTAAAGCAACAAGTCGATGTATAAATTCGATTGAACCCAATTTGTCTTTCTGTCGCCCCGGATAGCGCTAAATCTACCGAGACTATTCCGCCTATAATTCCTGTTGATACGGCTTTTCATTGGAACGGTCCCAGTGTGTAACTATTCAATTCTCACTGGCAGAATGTAAAGCTAAGGCGGTAGGGATTGAAGGAATTCAGTCAACATTCGATAAGCTAGAAAAGTTGGTATACGATGGTAATGGTGGCCAAGGCAATGctaagcggccaccagtctatgtatCTAGCCAATAAGATGCGTAGTGAAACTGCCGGTGAAAACCAAcgtatctgattggcttaatacatagactggtggccgcttagTGGCAACTtgtccgcccaagaaatcATGGGCAATGTAAATAGAtcaatgaagggtttgcggCTAGGGTTTGTGTTGGTGTGAGCTTCGGCGGGAGgtaatcaaaccctggcaagcgaggatgcaaTTCTTAGGCACTTTCTTAATTTGAGTCCAGATTCTTCTTCAATGAAGACTCCTTGGCTACATCATTGCCATCTTcatatataatatttgtatCATCCTCCATCGAAAAATAAGAACGTGGCTCGAATCAGACACCTCGTAGGAATATGGACTCATatatattagaaaaagaaaattgctgCAATAACCTCTATTTTCAATCAAGAACAACCGAACATGGCTGCGTTTTCACGGACTTCATCGTTCAATAGTGATCgtatatgtattttttctggtttcttTTTCCATGAAGCTCCTACGTCTTGGCCTACATAACATCAACAGCGTATTACCGCACTCGGAAAGCACCGAtcattcgttttagagtccatgatcaAATCTATGAATCTATCGTCGCACAATCCTATTTATTAGCGCTTAATGCGCCTTCTTAATCAACTATTAGTCGTCCCAGTGGGGACCACAGATCACCAGAGTTCATAACTTTCCGGCAATTCATCTTCCGAACGCGCGTTTCGCTGTAGGGAATTAATCCAGCGCACTTGAGAATCCGGGCAACTGGAACAAAACACGTTtatagaagatgaattaattCGAAAAGTGAAGTGCAGCGtgcgatgtttttttttcttaaaatgtcATCGATCCTGACTGCCGTTTTATGTTGACGGATAGCTGATTTGATAGTTATTTGATGGCAATTGGGTGCTGTAAACTGGCGTGAACACATATCACAATCCCATAGATCCCCTTTCGCATTCCACGGCCATTAATCAGTTCCTTCCACAGTCGCAATCATCGCAAGGGTGATCCGAGCTCGACTTTGAGTTCCTACAAAAgcgatttcattttgaaacctAAGATAAGAGACATATATAGCTAAATAATCTTTAGAAATCCATTCAAACTCACCACGTTCTGTAGTTCTGACGTACAAGCAACGttgataatgaataatagtaaTATCCAGTACCCGAAAAGTGTAATATGTATCTTCCCGGGCAATCAAAATAGCTATTCAATAGAAGGATGGGCTGTGATACTATCGATATTTTTGTGCACGGGAGACTGAGCTTCATCAAAGGCTAAATGTCCACGCATTCTTGCGtcatgattgtgcaaattgcCGTGAAATTGAACAGTACTggctcaaccaccagtaagaTGCCCTCGCCGATTGTGCGAATATAGTGCAATGCATTACCAACTATGGAAGCCATTTTTCGACAAATGCTAATTAAGTTAGTCGAAAAATCATGATTTGTACTGCACGATTTCAAGGGAAGCCGCTCTTCGATCTTTTTATCAAGGTATCTATTCGTCTAGCGTCTAGCTTTGCAGATGACTGATCGTCTTTTTCAATCGTCAAGCTGATTTCCGtctaaatagaaaataaccACGTGATAAAAACTCATTCTATGGTCACACACGCGATGCAATACACGGGTGCTTTGTTATAGTTTCTGATGCATGGCTAATTAAGCCGATTTTCGAGCTTGGAATCGAGTTGACGAGTTAATTTGCGTCGCTCCTAATCGCCTTACATTAAGCattctcatcatcatcatattgCCTGTTGCTCCTCGCAACCGTTACGGTGAACTAGGCGAAGAACCTCGCGAAGAACTGCGACGGGCAAATTTAATCGGATGCTTCCCGAATCCTTCGCTCGTTTTGCCGTCTCGACCATGCTGTCTCTCTCGGTTGGGAGATCTCGGACGGCAAGCGCGAAAAGAGCCCCGAAGCAGGAATAATCGGTTTACTAGAACACGGTGTTTTATGATACACTATCCGTCGCCGGCGATATTTACTTAACCGACTATCGCCAGCGATATAATTCCTAACAGTGACATCATCACGGTCTCATGATTGAATCTATTATCAGTCGCAACAGTCGATCAGAGTTTTCAATACAGACGTAATTTCCCTATGATAACACAAACTCACGAGACTAGCCCGTGATCGTATACTTTATGCATGTACGTAGGCATGCAACGACATTTATTACCTAACCAACCGTCATATTCTCTTTTTTATCATGTCATGTATACATCAAGTAACCCACTGTCGCAGACGATCAGTACGAATCTGAACTTCACTGTACAAAAGAATCCATATGAACATTCCCTTTTGGCATCATGTCTATGTATGGACATTTTGTTTGTTGCGTGGAGAGACTCAAGGCATTAATCATTCGTTTCACGTCGGTTTGCTGCGCGGCATGGTTACTAATGTCCACTACACAGACTGAAAAAATTCCTGAAATATCTATAAGGTATTAATTTATGCATTCTTCGTCAATGAATCGAAGTTTGAGATTCCCCTCGGCAATAAAGCAATCAGTAAGAGTTAAACACGTTTGCTACTAAATTGTCGCGAGATCTCGATTTTCTACCAGTTCTGGCTATTATTAGTGCCAACCAATATCGAGTCATTGGCGACGACGCTGGCTGATTTTGCTTACTCTGGGGGGAATGCGACCTCGCTGGCACTTTCTGTTCATAATACATCTTTATCACAAGAAATCATTGACTCGTTCGGAGGCAAATGTCAACccttatcaaaattcccagtGAAAGCTACAAGATTGCCGAAAGAGCGCCAGAAGTACGCACGTGATCGACTATCGGCCATTATCAATGATTGAACGTTTCAGCAAGGGAAGCAGGCGGCAACGAGATATGCGCCAATACCAGCAACTTCAAATCAGGCTCCGCAGTATCGGTAATCGCTGCAACTGATTCGGGTAATCGAGTCCCGTATCGAGTGTAGAAAATTTGATCAAGCATCCACTTTTCGAAGGGATGATCAGGACCGAACTGTGTGCGGTAGGTTTATTTCGAGATTGCCCCGGGTGCGGCGAGTTATGGATTAGTGACCACTCGATGGCCTGGCTTTAAGTGCGGCTAATAGGATGATGATATTACGGAGCAAGCTTCCGTCGCGTACAGCCTAATTTAATGTATATAGACAATTCGAAGGATTTAGTAGCCAATTTCAGCCATCTTTCGCCGTCGTCAACAGCAACACACGACTCCAAAAATAGCCGGATTATGGCCATTAATTTTGTAGAAGATTTGTCAGACAAGAATTTACTGGGTGCTTTTTGTTCCTGGCCTAAAAACTCATTAGTCTTTGTGTTGCAGAGGCAATAATGCATGTGaagtactgttttttttctacattCTTTGCCGTCATTTCTGCAAAGCTCGTATACTCGTCGTTTACCGAGCGTTTTTTGCACTCGGGATTTTCTTGCAAACGTCCTAAACGATAATCACCATCGTTTCTGTCCTGGTCCGCTGCCTATCGAATGAAAGCCCGGCAAAGAGAGTTTTTCTCGCGGGCAACAGATTATAAGCGCGCTagaattgatgatgaatttcattgtCCCGACAACGCGCAGAATCCATTCGTCACAGAGGCACAATATACATACATGGTCCTGATCCCCAGACGGATCCGCCAGATCTCGATATACTGCCCGGATTACAAGACATGATGAATGGCTACGCAATTCAATACGGATACGCTTAAAAGTTTATTGCTGGTTGCGGCGGGTCATTAGTATTCTTAAATCGCCATCAAAGCTGAAACGGCGTACTGAAATATTTATGTTCGGCGAACGTTGAATGTGTAAATCGATTTTGCGAGTATGCATCGTGAAATCTGTCGCGGAATAAAGGCAAAATCACAACGCAGGATCTATTACGAACGAATCAAGCCTGTTTTGGGTTCTGATTTGACTATGAActaaatgaactaaattttaCAACGTTAGATTGCATGGCCGTCAAGCCATCTGGTAGGAGAGCTGGTGTTGCAGTTTCCCATTCTATAGTCAAATCTAGAAAGAAATAGATTATTTAGTTACTTGAAAAAGTTGTAACATCGCTGGGGCTCTAGATCGGGCTCTTTCACACTGAAGGGGTATGAAAATACTTGATACACGCTTCATAAGGTCGAGTGAATTTCTGAACCTGGCTCCGGATATTGCTGTGTGccaaactgaaaaaaatccGAATAAGTAACTTTTATACGAACTAATATATCATTATGtcgattttgtttttatattcGGGAAAAACTCGATATTACGTGATCGTAGACTCGTTCTTGGTCATAATACGGTGTATTTACATTCGAGTCACCTGACTCAGGGCCCAGAATGAGGAAACACGTCggtgatttattagaaacaacAAACGTCGTACAAACGAAATAGCCATTTACTTAATTAGTGCTGTAGCTGATGGATACACACGCTATGGAACTAATGGTCATTTCCTAAGGCACCGAGCACTATCATTAATTCAACTCGGTGGATTCCACCCACCTTTATATATGTACCCGCTATACATGTTCACAAATTGATCAAACGCTTATTTTTATGCTATCTCAATGTATCGAACCGAGTGTGTAAAGGCCTTGTAAAGATCATCTTCAGTGGAAAGAGAACACGCTTCCCGCGAAACCATACGAAGACAATTTTATGTGGCGTTTTTCTTGATAGATGAATAATAATGACACACGGAGATGAAGGTATCAATGGAAATCGATGCCGTATTGGACACGGAAGGCATCATCTCCAGACATAGGGGTGTTTGAAAACAGACAAATGAAGTAATTTTCTCACCGGattatcgaaaaaaaatgtattgagGTAAATGTTAATAATGGACTCAGGATCAATGTAATCAGAGGTGCATTATCAGCCGCCTCGATCCAACAGACACACTATTTGCGCATCGGTACGCAAATGGCGTTCCTATTCCTATCGACAAACCATTACGAGTctgtgatttgattttctactTCTTCGTTGCGAGAATGAGAACCTCTTTTTTCAGCGACGACTTCGTCTTAACGGCATAACCAGTCGCCCGACTCGATATTACCAGGCTATTACGCAGGAAGTTTCGGAATGTACCGACGACAGGGAAGATTATCTCAGAAATAAGCACCATTTCGCGAGCAGCTGGCGTTGTGCCTTAATACTACAGGCGTTCAGTACTTAACTACTCGAGAGTCGTGTAGTAGTATTTATTTTAATGCATGCATACCTCTTGACAATGTTATGCCGGGGATTGACGATTGCGGATATACTTTGTACTCTCGAAAATATTGTCTCAGACATTCCACGAAAATCGGGCCGCGCGTATTTGTCTCAGCTATTATATCCGTCGCGAAGAAAATACGAAATAAGAGGAAAATTCCATCAACTGAATCGATTCTTCGCTTTCTCTTGGGCTTTTACAACAATCTTGGCCAAAAATGAAGACGAAATTAACCACCCATAACCATCTAAACCGATGcaaaattcgtgaatattctAGACATTCTGAGACGAAAAAATGGAATGTCAACGTTTTTGTCACGGCAGATGATATACGAGATTTGATCGCTCAGAATTTTGAGGGACTGACAATGGAACCCGACGAACTCGCCTCCATCTCGATGATGAGGATAATGATGAgaatgatgacgatgatcaTACATATCAGTTCTGGACGCCGGGCAATCAACAAACCGGCAACTGACGATACGGCGCATCACGTTATCATCTCTCTTATTGCTACTATCTCTGGGGAAACATTATTTGGCCAATTTCATCAACTCGTCTCGAAGCAAAGACAAGAGAGCCAAGTTCGAGTCATCACTGCCGACCATATATACGCATATAACTCGGAAAACATCACATATCATTAGTTATTCGACGCGCACTTGGGAATCATAACATTTCGCCAAGACGCAACTCAGTACCGACCATCGGAGATAAAACCCGTTTATAAATTCAAGTTAAGACAAACGACAACTGGCCACGCAAGAAGTGCATCTCGTCTTATTTATCGTAttccaaataattttttttcaaacatgaTCGTGTTATCTCCAATAAAGTGAGTATGAAATGTTCACAATAATGTTGATTCCTTTTAAATTCTTTGTTCGGATCCGAAGCATTAGACCACTTCGATATGTATATCCCTGGCGTTCCAAGTATGAGTACATTTTGTACTAGACCTAACCTAGACCCAACTTGTAGGGCTAGTTATTTTGGTGTGTTTGGAAATGAATGTGCTTTATCCCCTTGATAAGCATCGTTGTATTGGTGCGTTATTTACTGAAGGGCGACGGAAAATTTTTCTCTCTTTGTTCAGCCATGCTGCGGGGAGTAGGAATGAATAACAGCCAAATCGACTCCTCTTCTCTCCCGTGCGATCGCCACAATTTCATGCTTGTACACGCGAAGCATTATAGACAGACCTTTGAAGTTTTGATGGATTTGTTGATTAGCAAAGAATGGTTAACggaatgaaaaacaaaaatcatataTCAAACGATCTCAATTTCTTTACAAAGTTTTGGCGAATGCGGATATCATATTAAAAGCGCATCgcatttcaaatagatattcAATGTTTCATGTCTATTTATATGTCATATTTTGAATTGGAATATACCCCGGGCTTTTGAGATTATTTATCTTTTCGTGGTAAATCATATCATCTCAAGACGATATGCTCTTTCAAAGCGGTTCACCCGACATAATTATCTCTCATTACATTCGTAGTCATGATTataatatgtttcattttatcaaatgaTGATCTCCCCGTTGCTTATAATtggcaatttgaaaaattaaggaTTCAACGTAGTATCTCTAGAAGAACACCTACATCCTGAAGAAGCGGCACGGCGACATTTCGTCCAGGCTCATGTTCCATCTGTGTATCCGAGTATGTTGTCCACTAGCGCGAAGGCGAATAAATAATCTTTTATCGATGATGTAAAGAATGAGCTTATGAGCTTAAAGCTCTTAGGACAGACGAATCATTCTCATAGGTTTACAGCTGAACTGTAGCTGTTGTTATTCGGTCTAATTACAACAGCTTCAATCATGCATACTAATTAGAGATGAACAGTCGAGGTCAAGTTGCGGATCACGATGATGTATCCGTCGTTCGATTTCTTTGATTGGCTCCATTATTTGGTCCGACGAGCTAATGATGAATGTTATTCGTTCGCCCTGGGTCTCGTAATATAATATACATGAATACTCTGCTGGGCTAATGGGGGCGGAATGAAGAAACCTGATGCCGCATGGTATATACTCTATTATAAACAGGCAACACCCGTCGTTTTCTGAGATCCTTTTATATGGCATTTTACCATGGACTATACGAACTTTATCTTTGGTATTCTCGATGGATATATTCATTAGAAGTTAGAAGTTACGAGCAAGATAAAgtaaatgatatattttctaacgagaagttgaaatattttctggattcttttcattaaaatcggaCGCGTTCGTTCGTGTACGAAAGTTATTGTGtgtttatcatttttacaaaaattagTGAATTTGTACGGAAAAAGAATCCATTCGccaatcatttcaatttgtataATGGCAATCTTTCAGTCGTAGAAAAGCTTTTAGACCGGCGAACTCGGTTGGTCAATGTAGGCCAAATGTAAATGCAACTCCCGAGCCGCTGTACGGCCAAGATAGATGCAGCAAAACGCGACGGTATGCGAGTCACATATTCCAATGACGTGAAATGACCCTCTCTGGGTAAATAAAGCTTTCTTTACTCTCGCAGTATCATCGACGGAACGTCGTACACACAAATTTACACAGGGACATCAATGTGTATCTCGTCGAAGAAGAGGATCCACTACTtcgatttgccattttattgCGTAGGTTCAAACCGGGCAATCGTGAGAAGCATCGCTAAAAGACCCAATCAGTcacttgccggttcagactgattggaagattgtttgaatgaaccgcaACCAAATTTCCCAATTGTGTACTTCGATTTACACACAAAAAAATCTGTAagctcgaccgccgatcacacaacttcATCtgcacttcgatttccgatttcaaaatcaaacgccCTGTTTCGCTGTTTCGGCAGGtttggtgggtttgtaagggacaggAAATCAAAACGactcaaacgaaatctaccaatcaaataaataacagggtcaatacCTATTTTAAAATAAGGAAACTCGACAACTCAAACAAGAAAAGAAATTGCCGTGCGTTTGATTGATACTATTAACTTATCTAGAATATTAAAGATTGCTTTGCTGGATAGATTTTAATGGTGGTGTATACAAGATCATTATGATataaagaaaattgatatctttcttggtaaaaattgatttttgaaagtAGATCATCGCGTCGTTATTTGGCGAACCATCGGCGtattatatttctttctattgACGTGAATGCCGGCATCGGGTTAACTTCCCAAGCAGGAGATACTGCTTTCTTCGGTGTGAATAACAGGTCAAGTACGTTCGTTATACAGAACGCTTCTTTTCAGAAGTTCCGTCGCTTCCGAAGGATCGCGTTCGAGCTATAAAGGGAAACATGAGTATCGTTTCTCCAGAGGAGGGTATAATTCTAGGACTTGTTCTCGGATATTCTTGCGCGCTACGTGAATACATAAGTATCGAAAAAAGGGTCGAGTAGCAAATAGTATCGtagaaaaattatatatttattaaaaCCAATTAATAACAAGTCCACCGCTAGAGCCACGAGACATAGCGTCTATATCGTTTAAAGATTATTTCACGTTGACAAACTaatataatcattttgaaaataaccgAAGCGATTTTCGCAAGATAACGGTTTCATGATCGAAACATGTGATATCGATTCGAATGCAAATGATCCCGTTTCCATCAGAAAAGAGCACTACTCATCTTTTTTTCTTGAACTGTTTTGAACTATTTGCTGAAAAGCTTTAGAAAAGCTCTGGGAATTATGCGTATTGTATAAATCAAATcatgtatatatcatatttctACTCGGCTATATtcataaagaagtttccatgCAGCCATACTGAGGCTGCGGTCTCGTTGCAAGACTGTCACCTTCGTCAGTATTTCTCACGTGAGGTACGTGACGTGGTGAGTTATTCTGCGAATTCGGAGCACTAGCATGTTGGATAACCTGCATGGTCAGTGCCGTTTCATAAGGCGGGGGCTCTTCTTCGGAAGACCTCGTCCTTACTTCCATTTCGCCTGGTCTGAAGTCGCCAGGCGTGTGGATACTCGAACTAGGAGTTTGTGCAGGTGACGTGGGTGTTTGGGCGTGCGGCGTATTTTCTGCCTGCCCGTCAACAGAGTCCGGACTAGTGGCAGACGATGGCGTAGTGCGAGCAGCCGCACATGACGCCATGACACCATCCTCGCCTACGGCAATATCTGAACGACAACGCTTCGATTTCTTCTTCTTTTTCCGGCGTCGTTTTCCTCTGCCTCGCTCGGATTGCATCATGTCATTGTCGTCACTAAAGCTGTACACGTGACCAGAAGCACCGTTTGGTATATTGGCGTTGTATGGAATATGCCCGTTTGATATGAAACCGTTCGGCACAGCGTTTGCGGTCGTAATAAACGTATTCATCATAATTCCGTTGGGTGTGATAGGTGTGATGTTGCCATTGGAGTCTTCACGGGTCATTTGCCCGCTCGCGCAATCCATCAGTAATACTTCGGAATAACTGGGAACCATCGTAAAATTGTTTCGTATATTCATTTCTAAATCGGTGCTGCACATAGTACTGACTCGGGACATTTGGCCCGGTATATATCCAGGGTCGAGGTAGTTTGTTCCGAACAGTTTATGCGCGTGAAAGTGCAGGTACGCCGTTTTGTATTCGATTAGCACCCTTATCGGCCACGACATCATGAATATGGAAGCGACCCAAAATACTGGGTGGGATATATACCATGGAAGATTATTTGGATCAGCAAATGCAATCAAGTATTccttgaaattgatatttaataAATCCATGCCTTCCCGTGTTTCCATGTAGTCGTCACGGCGCTCGTGATCTTGGAAGAACTGTGCTCGTTGGTCCTCGAACTCGCTCTCTGCGTCGACAGTGGCGAACGAGAAGCCTTTCGTGAATCGGATTTTGGTCGCCGGAAAATCCTCTAATCCCCGCAgcgtttttgaaatatctttgtaGCCGCAGCGGGTGAAATTAAAGGCACACCCGGCAGTGTGCGAGTTAACCCTCTCGTAGTAAACCTGGGTTGTGGTGAAAGCGTCACCGTTACGATATCGCGTCACCTGCCTCGTTCTTCGGACGTAATGATAACAAATCGCCTTCCACCAGACGATCGGAATTGCTTCTCGAAGGAATTGCACGCGTTCGTATATCGAGGAGATGTCAACTTTACACTGAAGTTCCAATCGAGTGTGGCAGTGCCAACACTCGACTAGATATACCAAATATAGCATCACGACGAAAGCAACCGGAATGTAGACATAGCCGTCATCACATGGCCCCGACTGGTGCATGTGGGATACAGCTTCGTCGAATAGATCCACGAACAGTTCCCAGTCAGTGGCCATGCGACACCACGTAATGGCGGCCATGCATCCCCAAATCAGCAGTGTCAAGATTAGGCATTTCCAATGAGTATCTCTGCGTAGTGAACCACAGAAAGACTGTCTAATTGGCCTTTGCTGAAAGATATAAGAATGAAAAGATACAttagaaattaatattatttagatttcatagattttaaAACCACTCCCAATATATAATTTGGATCTATATGATCTATGTGTGGTGCATTTTATCGATATTTAGGCATCCAATTGACGAGCGAACTATGAAAATCCTTTCCAATTTTCGAGTACTCAGAAATCAAGGATCTGCACGTACAAtttcatattaccgatacttCATCAATAGTTGATCACATTTTTCACCGCATACCCGAGCGAATTTATTGCACTCGAGGTTTGTGTTTTCTAGATTTCCGACAAAAAGTGCAAGCTCTTAACCCATCCCCTCTCTTGACGTGGTCATGATGTACAACCGAAACCCCATCCTACGATGATGATTGTAAAATACAATTATTCCGATGTTTCATTTACAACTTCTTCGCCGCACTCTTGTTATCTCGTAGAGGAAACCTTGTAAGTCCCTCATGAATTTATTTCGCACATTTCTTCGTTTGCGTCAGCTTTCCAAAACGAGAAATAAAGATTGTCGTCTTCGTGATATCAGTCAATCAAACACGCTATAATATCAGTGTATTAGCCAAGGCAGGTGGGCATTAAGTTATGCAAATTTTCACGCGACCCTCTTTTCAAGAAGTGTTCCGTTACAGTTGTCATC
It includes:
- the LOC141913386 gene encoding transmembrane protein 151B-like isoform X1, with the protein product MRLDQQTDPVTGDEQRPIRQSFCGSLRRDTHWKCLILTLLIWGCMAAITWCRMATDWELFVDLFDEAVSHMHQSGPCDDGYVYIPVAFVVMLYLVYLVECWHCHTRLELQCKVDISSIYERVQFLREAIPIVWWKAICYHYVRRTRQVTRYRNGDAFTTTQVYYERVNSHTAGCAFNFTRCGYKDISKTLRGLEDFPATKIRFTKGFSFATVDAESEFEDQRAQFFQDHERRDDYMETREGMDLLNINFKEYLIAFADPNNLPWYISHPVFWVASIFMMSWPIRVLIEYKTAYLHFHAHKLFGTNYLDPGYIPGQMSRVSTMCSTDLEMNIRNNFTMVPSYSEVLLMDCASGQMTREDSNGNITPITPNGIMMNTFITTANAVPNGFISNGHIPYNANIPNGASGHVYSFSDDNDMMQSERGRGKRRRKKKKKSKRCRSDIAVGEDGVMASCAAARTTPSSATSPDSVDGQAENTPHAQTPTSPAQTPSSSIHTPGDFRPGEMEVRTRSSEEEPPPYETALTMQVIQHASAPNSQNNSPRHVPHVRNTDEGDSLATRPQPQYGCMETSL
- the LOC141913386 gene encoding transmembrane protein 151B-like isoform X2 — its product is MPAPQRPIRQSFCGSLRRDTHWKCLILTLLIWGCMAAITWCRMATDWELFVDLFDEAVSHMHQSGPCDDGYVYIPVAFVVMLYLVYLVECWHCHTRLELQCKVDISSIYERVQFLREAIPIVWWKAICYHYVRRTRQVTRYRNGDAFTTTQVYYERVNSHTAGCAFNFTRCGYKDISKTLRGLEDFPATKIRFTKGFSFATVDAESEFEDQRAQFFQDHERRDDYMETREGMDLLNINFKEYLIAFADPNNLPWYISHPVFWVASIFMMSWPIRVLIEYKTAYLHFHAHKLFGTNYLDPGYIPGQMSRVSTMCSTDLEMNIRNNFTMVPSYSEVLLMDCASGQMTREDSNGNITPITPNGIMMNTFITTANAVPNGFISNGHIPYNANIPNGASGHVYSFSDDNDMMQSERGRGKRRRKKKKKSKRCRSDIAVGEDGVMASCAAARTTPSSATSPDSVDGQAENTPHAQTPTSPAQTPSSSIHTPGDFRPGEMEVRTRSSEEEPPPYETALTMQVIQHASAPNSQNNSPRHVPHVRNTDEGDSLATRPQPQYGCMETSL